The sequence GCAGAGATTGCGGAACTCGGCCGGCTTCAGCGAATCCGGGCTGCGCCGCTCGATCTCGGCCTCGGTCAGCGGCGCGCGAAAGCGGTCGAAATCGCGCACCACGTCGTCGGCGAAACGGTTGAGCGGCGGCAGCGAACCTTCCGGCACCAGTGCGAAGAAGCTGTCGATCTGGCTGACGACGAGGCGCGGGATCGTCACCACCGGCGTCGCTTCGGCAAAATGGTCGAGCCCTGCGCGCAGCGAGGTCTCCGTTTCGTTGGCAGCCAGGCGGAAGGGGGCCTTCAGCGTCGCGTGGAAGCCATAACGGCGCGCCGAAGCGGTGTGGAAGGCGACTTCCGCCGCCGAGAGGTCCGCCACGGCCTCAACCGGCCTTGTCGCAGCGCCGAACGGGTCTCGGCCCAGCCAGTTGGCGGCGATCCGCGCCAGCGGTTCGTCCTGCCGGGGGGTGAAGTAGATGGCATAACGCATGGGAAGTCCTCGTTAAAGCGCGCCGCGACGCGCTTTAAGTCTTCATTTGGTGCATGTCGTCGTCCCAAAACCGCTGCACACTTTTGGGCGACATGCACTGGCCTCGCTGCCATAGGTGATTTCCATGACGGATTGACGAAGCTTTGAAGGGTTTTCGAAGGCAAATCGTCCCAATAAGTCCTTAGCCGACGATTTTTCCAAGCTGGACCAATAGGTTCAGCCGGAAATGCAAAACGCTCAGGCCTTCATCAACCATTCGTGCTCGGGTGCATTGTGGAATTTCCACGTCCGCTTCGGCCCGGCCATGACATTGAGATAATAGAGGTCGTAGCCATGGCAGGCGGCGCAGGGGTGATACCCCTTGGGCACCAGCACGACATCGCCATCCTCGATCGCCATCGCTTCGTCGAGCGCCCGATGGCCATTCGTGTCGGCGTCGGTATAGACGCGCTGGAAGGCAAAGCCCTGCGGCGGGTTGAGGCGATGGTAGTAGGTTTCCTCGAGGTAGGACTCAGCCGGCAGATTGTCCTGGTCATGCTTGTGCGGCGGATAGCTCGACGTGTGGCCGCCCGGCGTGATGACCTCGACCACCAGCAGCGAGTCTGCCGGCTTGCCTTCCGGCAGGATGTTGGTGACGTAGCGCGTGTTGGTGCCCTTGCCGCGCACTTCCTGGCCGAGATCGTCCGGCCCGATCACCCGAACCGGCAAACCACCGCCCAATCCCGGCGCCGAGCAGACCGCGAGCTCCAATTCGGTATCAGCCGTTACCGACCAGTCCGATCCGGCGGGCACATAGACCGACCACGGCTTGCCTTCGAAGGGTGACATGCGTCCGCCGAGCAGGCCAAGATCCTTGCCGCCTGCCTTCGCCGTGCCTTTGCCGGTGACGAAGACCAGGCAGACTTCGCGATCCTCCGTCTTTCCCGAGGCGGTCTCGCCGGGCTTCAGCCGGTGCAGGTCGAAACCGACATAGGTCCAGCCGGCGCTCTTCGGCGTCACATGTGCAACGCGGCCATGGCCCTTGTCGGCTTTGACGAGCAGTTTCGACATCGGGTTACTCCTTCGGTTCGGCCTCGGCCTTGTTCTCATCGGCCGGCTCGTAGAGGTAGAAGAACTGCCAGACGCCATAACCGGCAAAGCCGAGCGCGATGACGCCCCAGAATGGCGTACCGGTGGCGAACTCGATGATCGACCAGATGACGCAGACCGCGACCACGGCGACACGGCGCCAAAGCGGGCGGAAGAACGGGTGCTCGGAATCTTTCATCGGCCCAATCTACAGCAACCTGCCTCGCCGTGAACCCATCGCCTCAGGCATTCGGGAAGCCCTGGGTCTCCACCGTATAGCCGGCAGCTGTCATCACCCGCATCAGCTCCTTGTGGCCGACTTGCGCCATCTTGAGCGGCGGGTTCTTCTTTGGGTCTTGCTCGGCCTCGACCACGAACCAGCCCTCATAGCCATGGTCGGCGAAGCGTTGCACGATGGCGCCGAAATCCAGCGAACCGTCGCCCGGCACGGTGAAGGCGCCGAGCGCCACGGCGTCGAGGAAGGACTGTTTCGTGCGGTCGAGCTTGTCGATCACGCCCATGCGCACATCCTTCACATGGACATGGCTGATGCGCTTGTGGTGGTTGTCGACGGCGCGCAGCACATCGCCGCCGGCAAAGGCCAGGTGTCCGGCGTCGAGCAGCAGCGGAATGCCTTCGCCGGAATGGCGTATGAAGGCATCGAGCTCCGGCTCGGTCTCGACCACGGCCGCCATGTGATGGTGATAGGACAGCGGCATGCCCTGTTCGGCGCACCATTCGCCGAATTCGGTCAGGCGCCTTGCATAGGCCTTCATCTCGTCGCCCGACAGTTTCGGCTTGGTGGCGAGCGGTTTTGAGCGGTCGCCCTGGATCGAACGGCCGACCTCGCCATAGACGATGCAAGGCGCATTGACCGCCTTGAACAGGTCGATCATCGGCTGGATGCGATCCTTGTTCTTGCCCATCTCCTCATCGACCAGCGTGCCGGAAAACCAGCCGCCGCATAGTGTGACGTCGGCTGCCTTCAGGATCGGCAGCATGACGGCGGGATCGTTGGGAAAACGCCGGCCCATCTCCATGCCGGTGAAGCCGGCCGAGCGCGACTGGCGCAGGCATTCTTCCAGCGAGACGTCGTCGCTGAGTTCGGCAAGATCGTCGTTCCACCACGCTATGGGGGACATGCCCAGTTTGGCTTTCAAGTCGTCACTCCGGTTTCTTGTTCACCCTCCCCCTTGTGGGGAGGGTCGCTGCGAAGCAGCGGGGAGGGGGTGCGGCGCCAGACCCCCACCCGGACCTTCGGTCCGACCTCCCCACAAGGGGGAGGTCGGGGGCGGCGCTGACTTAGCATCAATCGCCGATGGTCTGCATCTGCCGCTTCTCGTCATAGGCTTTGCGCGCCGCGTTGACCTGCGGCCGTGCCGACACTTCCGGCACCGCCACATCCCACCAATGGCCACCGGCATCGGTGGAGACCAGCGGATCGGTGTCGATGACCAGCACGGTGGTGCGGTCGTTCTTTTTGGCCTGCTGCAGGGCGTTTTCCAGCCCGGCGATCGACGGCACTTTCTCTGATATCGCGCCCATGCTCGCCGCATGGGCGGCAAAGTCGATATCGGGCAGGGTCTCGTGGCGTGAATCCTTCAGCAGATTGTTGAAGTTGGCGCCGCCGGTCGCCATCTGCAGCCGGTTGATGCAGCCATAGCCACGGTTGTCGAGCAGCACGATGGTGAGCTTCAAACCGAGCATCACCGAAGTGGCGATCTCGGAATTGAGCATCAGATAGGAACCGTCGCCGATCATGACGACGACCTCTTCGCCGGGCTTGGCCATCTTGGTGCCGAGTCCGCCGGCAATCTCGTAGCCCATCGTCGAGAAGCCGTATTCGGCATGGTAGGAGCCGGGCGCGCCGGCCTGCCAAAGCTTGTGCAGCTCGCCCGGCAGGCCGCCGGCGGCATGCAGCAAGGTCACGCCCGATCCCATGGCGCGCTGCACGGCGCCGATCACCTGCGCGTCCGACGGGAAGGCGGCATTGGTCGACGCCGTCACCTTGGCCGCGTCGGCCTGCCAGGCCTTCTTGCCCTTGGCCGCATTGTCGGTCCAGGCGGCAGGCGCTTTCCAGCTCCCCAACGCCGCGCCAAGTTCGGCAAGCCCTTCGACCGCGTCCGCGACCAGCGGCAGTGCCCGGTGCTTGCCGGCATCGAAAGGCTGCACGTTGAGCCCGATGATGGTCTTGCCGGAATTCTTGAACAGCGCCCATGAGCCGGTGGTGAAATCCTGCAGGCGCGTGCCGATGGCGAGCACCACATCGGCTTCTTCGGCGAGCCGGTTGGCTGCCGACGTGCCGGTGACGCCGACCGCCGCCATGTTGAGTGGATGATCGTCCGGCAGCGAGGATTTGCCGCCTTGCGTCTCGCAGACCGGAATGCCCGCGCTCTCGACGAATTTGGCCAGCGCATCGGAGGCCTGCGAATAGAGAACGCCGCCGCCGGCGATCACCAGCGGCTTCTTCGCGCCCTTGAGCGCCGCAACCGCCGCTGCCAGTTCGCCACGGTCAGGGCGTGGCCGGCGCTGATGCCAGACCCTTTCGGCGAAAAAGCTCTCGGGATAATCATAGGCCTCCGCCTGCACATCCTGGCAGAGCGACAGCGTCACCGGGCCGCACTCGGCCGGATCGGTCAGCACAGCCATGGCGCGGTTGAGCGCCGGGATGATTTGTTCCGGGCGCGTGATGCGGTCGAAATAGCGCGACACCGGACGGAAGCAGTCATTGACCGTCGCCG is a genomic window of Mesorhizobium huakuii containing:
- a CDS encoding DUF1045 domain-containing protein, which translates into the protein MRYAIYFTPRQDEPLARIAANWLGRDPFGAATRPVEAVADLSAAEVAFHTASARRYGFHATLKAPFRLAANETETSLRAGLDHFAEATPVVTIPRLVVSQIDSFFALVPEGSLPPLNRFADDVVRDFDRFRAPLTEAEIERRSPDSLKPAEFRNLCQWGYPYVFETFRFHMTLSGRAGPQESPRLRAAIDSLFADVLRQPVLVDALTLFVEPEPGAPFMVLSQHALGRRPARKIA
- the iolB gene encoding 5-deoxy-glucuronate isomerase, which produces MSKLLVKADKGHGRVAHVTPKSAGWTYVGFDLHRLKPGETASGKTEDREVCLVFVTGKGTAKAGGKDLGLLGGRMSPFEGKPWSVYVPAGSDWSVTADTELELAVCSAPGLGGGLPVRVIGPDDLGQEVRGKGTNTRYVTNILPEGKPADSLLVVEVITPGGHTSSYPPHKHDQDNLPAESYLEETYYHRLNPPQGFAFQRVYTDADTNGHRALDEAMAIEDGDVVLVPKGYHPCAACHGYDLYYLNVMAGPKRTWKFHNAPEHEWLMKA
- a CDS encoding DUF3329 domain-containing protein encodes the protein MKDSEHPFFRPLWRRVAVVAVCVIWSIIEFATGTPFWGVIALGFAGYGVWQFFYLYEPADENKAEAEPKE
- the iolE gene encoding myo-inosose-2 dehydratase, coding for MKAKLGMSPIAWWNDDLAELSDDVSLEECLRQSRSAGFTGMEMGRRFPNDPAVMLPILKAADVTLCGGWFSGTLVDEEMGKNKDRIQPMIDLFKAVNAPCIVYGEVGRSIQGDRSKPLATKPKLSGDEMKAYARRLTEFGEWCAEQGMPLSYHHHMAAVVETEPELDAFIRHSGEGIPLLLDAGHLAFAGGDVLRAVDNHHKRISHVHVKDVRMGVIDKLDRTKQSFLDAVALGAFTVPGDGSLDFGAIVQRFADHGYEGWFVVEAEQDPKKNPPLKMAQVGHKELMRVMTAAGYTVETQGFPNA